One Parafrankia discariae DNA segment encodes these proteins:
- a CDS encoding alpha/beta fold hydrolase has protein sequence MDLPDPHPFRHTTDHQPDSQASAGPDPARPHNGQTFTDAALARITAPTLVVNGRRDIMIPTINSYLLAQHLPNAQLIVYPDSGHGSIFQYPDLFVSQAARFLDADQPFS, from the coding sequence ATCGATCTCCCGGACCCCCACCCGTTCCGCCACACCACAGATCATCAGCCGGACAGCCAGGCCTCTGCGGGACCCGACCCGGCGCGCCCTCACAACGGGCAAACCTTCACGGATGCGGCACTAGCTCGGATCACCGCGCCGACCCTGGTGGTCAACGGCCGCCGCGACATCATGATCCCGACGATCAACTCCTACCTCCTGGCCCAGCACCTCCCGAACGCCCAGCTCATCGTCTACCCCGACTCCGGCCACGGGTCGATCTTCCAGTACCCCGACCTGTTCGTCAGCCAGGCGGCCCGGTTCCTCGACGCCGACCAGCCCTTCAGCTGA
- a CDS encoding HAMP domain-containing histidine kinase: MGATLVVLIALGVLGTWLLTHATSVNSRLVDRSTPALIAGVRLDAALVSQETGVRGYGMTGRTEFLEPYRLGIRAQDDAVRELRRLLAADGDPTPTLDTLLERAGTWRRTYADTVVATPPGAPVAFATERAGVGKSAFDALRAASGALQDHLTTSRLQARSDLIRVRTQRNWTFGAIAAVILAVALLMFVGLRRAVSSPLGRLADDAERVAAGDFDHAIRSSGPADIQALAATVELMRSRLVDALDASEQARRRIDAQAEDLRRSNTDLEQFAYVASHDLQEPLRKVVSFCQLLQRRYTGQLDDRADQYIGFVIDGATRMQKLIQDLLAFSRVGRGDEPMRAVELDRVYGGAADSLDLAAREAGARLTRDPLPAVTGNAAQLEMLLTNLLGNAIKFRHPDRAPTVHVGADRDGDLWRITVTDNGIGIEPQYADRVFVIFQRLHARDEYPGTGIGLAMCKKIVEYHGGRIGIDDQYSDGTRMWFTLPAT; encoded by the coding sequence GTGGGCGCCACGCTGGTCGTTCTGATCGCGCTCGGGGTGCTGGGGACGTGGTTGCTGACGCACGCGACCTCGGTGAACAGCCGGCTGGTCGACCGCAGCACGCCGGCGTTGATCGCGGGGGTGCGGCTGGACGCGGCGTTGGTGAGTCAGGAGACCGGAGTCCGTGGTTACGGGATGACCGGGCGCACCGAGTTTCTCGAGCCGTACCGTCTCGGGATCCGTGCGCAGGACGACGCGGTGCGCGAACTGCGCCGGCTGCTGGCGGCCGACGGTGACCCGACGCCCACCCTCGACACGCTCCTGGAACGCGCCGGTACGTGGCGCCGTACGTATGCCGACACGGTCGTCGCCACGCCGCCGGGGGCGCCGGTGGCGTTCGCGACGGAGCGGGCCGGCGTCGGCAAGTCGGCGTTCGACGCGTTGCGCGCGGCGAGCGGCGCGTTGCAGGACCACCTGACCACCTCCCGTCTGCAGGCACGTTCTGATCTGATCCGCGTGCGGACCCAGCGGAACTGGACCTTCGGCGCGATCGCGGCCGTGATCCTCGCGGTCGCGCTCCTGATGTTCGTCGGACTGCGGCGGGCGGTGTCGAGCCCGCTCGGGCGGCTCGCCGACGACGCCGAGCGGGTCGCGGCGGGGGATTTCGACCATGCGATCCGCAGCAGTGGCCCGGCGGACATCCAGGCGCTGGCGGCGACGGTGGAGCTGATGCGCAGCCGGCTCGTCGACGCCCTGGACGCCTCCGAACAGGCGCGCCGCCGCATCGACGCCCAGGCCGAGGACCTGCGCAGGTCCAACACCGACCTGGAGCAGTTCGCCTACGTCGCCTCCCATGACCTGCAGGAACCACTACGCAAGGTCGTCAGCTTCTGTCAGCTTCTCCAGCGTCGCTACACCGGTCAGCTCGACGACCGCGCCGACCAGTACATCGGCTTCGTGATCGACGGCGCGACCCGGATGCAGAAACTGATCCAGGACCTGCTCGCCTTCTCCCGGGTCGGCCGCGGGGACGAGCCCATGCGGGCCGTGGAGCTCGACCGGGTCTACGGCGGCGCGGCGGACAGCCTCGACCTCGCCGCCCGTGAGGCCGGGGCACGGTTGACCCGCGACCCGTTGCCCGCGGTGACCGGAAATGCCGCACAGCTGGAAATGCTGCTGACGAACCTGCTCGGCAACGCCATCAAGTTCCGCCACCCCGACCGGGCTCCGACCGTGCACGTCGGTGCTGATCGTGACGGTGATCTCTGGCGGATCACCGTGACCGACAACGGAATAGGAATCGAACCACAGTACGCTGACCGCGTTTTTGTCATTTTCCAGCGCCTGCACGCCCGGGACGAGTATCCCGGCACCGGTATCGGCCTCGCCATGTGCAAGAAGATCGTCGAGTACCACGGTGGACGGATAGGGATCGACGACCAGTACTCCGACGGCACCCGAATGTGGTTCACGCTCCCGGCGACCTGA
- a CDS encoding response regulator: MAAAAPSRPYDVLLAEDDPGDAMLVAEAFLARGLGQTLHTVGDGVEALKYLRDPAHRRPDLIILDLNMPRMDGREALAAIKADPALRGIPVVVLTTSDAPSDVASSYDLHANAYVCKPQDLDAFLRAVQSIDDFYLDLVRLAGH; the protein is encoded by the coding sequence ATGGCTGCCGCCGCGCCGAGTCGTCCCTACGATGTCCTCCTCGCCGAGGACGATCCCGGTGACGCGATGCTCGTGGCCGAGGCGTTCCTCGCCCGGGGGCTCGGGCAGACCCTGCATACCGTCGGTGACGGTGTTGAGGCGCTGAAATACCTCCGTGATCCGGCCCACCGGCGGCCCGATCTGATCATCCTGGATCTGAACATGCCGCGGATGGACGGCCGGGAGGCCCTCGCCGCGATCAAGGCCGATCCGGCGCTGCGGGGCATCCCCGTGGTGGTGCTCACGACCTCGGACGCGCCGAGTGACGTGGCGAGCAGTTACGACCTGCACGCCAACGCCTACGTCTGCAAACCCCAGGATCTCGACGCCTTCCTGCGCGCGGTCCAGTCCATCGACGACTTCTACCTTGATCTGGTCCGGCTCGCCGGGCATTGA
- a CDS encoding alpha/beta fold hydrolase — protein MTTVIASDGVPLHVTENGPPDAALTLVFVHGFCMTADAWSAPRQNLADLGRTVCYDQRAHGRSGPSDAGHCTLAQLADDLLRVLDDRVPTGPIALVGHSMGGMTILGLAETHPELFGDRIVAVALLSTSAGGLARSLLGLPALVATAARRALPGVAAAMRHSPSVLERSRWRGSRLSRALTRRLGFGTTRVPDDVVDRLEKMIADTPMPVVGAFLRTLLDHDRLAAAGVLRDVPTLLLVGDADLMTPLEHSQALAEAVPAAELSVEAGAGHAVILERPNAVSARIRELIDRASPGRRPGPRPATRPWATAAAGDRPR, from the coding sequence GTGACCACGGTGATCGCCTCCGACGGGGTGCCCCTACATGTCACCGAGAACGGGCCGCCCGACGCGGCGCTGACCCTCGTGTTCGTGCACGGCTTCTGCATGACCGCGGACGCCTGGTCCGCCCCGCGCCAGAACCTCGCCGACCTGGGGCGCACGGTCTGCTATGACCAGCGCGCGCACGGCCGGTCGGGCCCGTCGGACGCCGGGCACTGCACCCTCGCGCAGCTCGCCGACGACCTGCTCCGGGTCCTCGACGACCGGGTGCCGACCGGCCCGATCGCCCTGGTCGGTCATTCGATGGGCGGGATGACCATCCTCGGGCTGGCCGAAACGCACCCGGAGCTGTTCGGTGACCGGATCGTCGCCGTGGCCCTGCTGTCCACGAGCGCGGGTGGGCTGGCCCGGTCACTGCTCGGGCTGCCGGCCCTGGTCGCCACCGCGGCGCGCCGGGCGCTGCCCGGTGTGGCCGCCGCGATGCGGCACTCCCCGTCCGTGCTGGAACGGTCCCGCTGGCGTGGCAGCCGCCTGTCGAGGGCGCTCACCCGACGACTCGGTTTCGGCACGACGCGCGTCCCGGACGACGTGGTCGACCGCCTCGAGAAGATGATCGCGGACACGCCGATGCCCGTGGTCGGCGCGTTCCTGCGCACGCTGCTCGACCACGACCGGCTGGCGGCGGCGGGTGTGCTGCGAGACGTCCCCACGCTGCTTCTCGTCGGCGACGCCGACCTCATGACCCCCCTGGAGCACAGCCAGGCGCTGGCCGAGGCCGTGCCGGCCGCGGAGCTGTCCGTCGAGGCGGGAGCCGGCCACGCGGTGATCCTGGAACGCCCCAACGCGGTCAGCGCCCGCATCCGCGAGCTGATCGACCGGGCGTCACCAGGCCGGCGACCTGGTCCGCGGCCGGCTACGCGGCCATGGGCCACCGCCGCCGCCGGAGACCGACCGCGCTGA
- a CDS encoding DUF72 domain-containing protein: MGARAHIGTSGWSYDHWTGVLYPPGTPARRRLEIYTRAFETVELNASFYRWPSNAAFQRLRSRLPEGFRLSVKAARGLTHGKRLREPEIWVDRIAAGWHELADRRAVLLVQLAPGQARDDARLEYFLGRLPRWMRVAVEFRHPSWHDEPVFEILGRRQAAYCVMSGADLPCVLRATAPFVYVRLHGPDRRNLYGGSYSEHDLRWWADRVGEWLEAGHETYVYFNNDGGGHAVDNARRLREILGR; the protein is encoded by the coding sequence ATGGGTGCGCGGGCGCACATCGGTACGTCTGGCTGGAGTTACGACCACTGGACCGGCGTGCTGTACCCGCCCGGCACACCGGCGCGTCGACGCCTGGAGATCTACACCCGGGCCTTCGAGACCGTGGAGCTCAACGCCAGCTTCTACCGCTGGCCGTCGAACGCCGCCTTCCAGCGGCTGCGCTCACGGCTCCCCGAAGGATTCCGGCTCTCCGTGAAGGCGGCACGCGGGCTCACCCACGGGAAACGCCTGCGGGAACCGGAGATCTGGGTCGACCGGATCGCCGCCGGCTGGCACGAGCTGGCTGACCGGCGGGCCGTACTCCTGGTGCAGCTGGCCCCCGGCCAGGCCCGTGACGACGCGCGGCTGGAGTACTTCCTCGGCCGGCTCCCCCGGTGGATGCGGGTGGCCGTGGAGTTCCGGCACCCCAGCTGGCATGACGAGCCGGTGTTCGAGATCCTGGGTCGGCGTCAGGCGGCGTACTGCGTGATGAGCGGGGCCGACCTGCCCTGCGTTCTGCGGGCGACGGCCCCGTTCGTCTACGTCCGGCTGCACGGCCCCGACCGGCGGAATCTGTACGGCGGCTCCTACAGCGAGCACGACCTCCGCTGGTGGGCGGACCGGGTGGGTGAATGGCTGGAAGCCGGCCACGAGACCTACGTCTACTTCAACAACGACGGCGGTGGGCACGCCGTCGACAACGCCCGTCGGCTGCGGGAGATCCTCGGTCGCTGA
- a CDS encoding YihY/virulence factor BrkB family protein, which translates to MLGTGPDEAVRAAEPDRLTELRPRSWFMALRRTAKEFQVDELPDRAAALTYYGVLAIFPALLVLVSLLGVVGRSATDSILSNMEQLTPGSARDILRNAVNGIRDTAGAGGVLAVVGLAGALWSASGYIAAFIRAANVVYDIPEGRPVWKVLPLRLAVTVMLMVLLAASAVIVVFSGGLADQAGKALGLGGAALTAWSYAKWPVLVLLVIIMIALLYWSAPNVRVRGFRWLTPGSVLAVVIWLAASAGFALYVANSGSYNKTYGTLAGVIIFLVWLWLSNLAILLGLEFDAEIARERAVAGGLPADEEPYAEPRDTRTWPHSPTGTEDRPDTREPA; encoded by the coding sequence ATGCTGGGCACCGGCCCGGACGAGGCGGTCCGGGCGGCGGAGCCGGACCGGCTCACCGAGCTGCGGCCCCGCTCCTGGTTCATGGCGCTGCGGCGCACGGCCAAGGAGTTCCAGGTCGACGAGCTGCCGGACCGCGCGGCCGCACTGACCTACTACGGCGTTCTGGCGATCTTCCCCGCGCTGCTGGTTCTGGTGTCGCTGCTCGGCGTGGTCGGGAGGTCCGCGACCGACAGCATCCTGAGCAACATGGAGCAGCTCACCCCCGGTTCCGCCCGGGACATTCTGCGCAACGCGGTGAACGGAATCCGTGACACCGCCGGTGCCGGCGGCGTCCTGGCCGTTGTCGGTCTGGCCGGGGCGCTGTGGTCCGCGTCCGGTTACATCGCCGCGTTCATCCGTGCCGCCAATGTCGTTTACGACATTCCCGAGGGACGTCCGGTGTGGAAGGTCCTGCCGCTGCGACTGGCGGTGACGGTGATGCTCATGGTGCTGCTCGCGGCGAGCGCGGTCATCGTCGTCTTCTCCGGCGGTCTCGCGGATCAGGCGGGCAAGGCGCTCGGCCTCGGCGGGGCGGCGTTGACCGCCTGGTCATACGCGAAGTGGCCGGTGCTGGTCCTGCTGGTGATCATCATGATCGCTCTGCTGTACTGGTCGGCGCCCAACGTGCGGGTGCGTGGCTTTCGCTGGCTGACTCCAGGCAGCGTCCTCGCCGTCGTCATCTGGCTCGCGGCGTCCGCTGGTTTCGCGTTGTACGTGGCGAATTCCGGGTCGTACAACAAGACCTACGGGACTCTCGCCGGAGTCATCATCTTCCTGGTCTGGCTGTGGCTGTCCAATCTGGCGATCCTGCTCGGTCTGGAGTTCGACGCCGAGATCGCCCGGGAACGTGCCGTCGCCGGTGGCCTGCCGGCGGACGAGGAGCCCTACGCGGAGCCCCGCGACACCCGCACCTGGCCACACTCCCCAACCGGCACGGAAGATCGGCCTGACACCCGGGAGCCGGCCTGA
- a CDS encoding DUF6328 family protein, which translates to MTEDGAPDGAAAERARDETPAERTDRNWGELLQELRVAQTGVQLLTAFLLSLPFQQRFTTLNHEQRSLYLVIVLLSAGATGLLVMPVSIHRAVFGRREKGTLVRVASRVAQVGLALLALALAGVVALIFDVVEGRTAAIAAGTAALALLVILWAVVPAALRLRGRRDDGR; encoded by the coding sequence ATGACGGAGGACGGGGCACCTGACGGGGCCGCCGCCGAGCGAGCCCGCGACGAGACCCCGGCCGAACGGACCGACCGTAACTGGGGCGAGCTGCTTCAGGAGTTGCGCGTAGCGCAGACCGGTGTGCAGCTGCTGACCGCGTTCCTCCTTTCACTGCCGTTCCAGCAGCGGTTCACGACGCTGAACCACGAGCAGCGTTCGCTGTACCTGGTCATCGTCCTGCTGTCGGCTGGTGCCACCGGACTGCTCGTGATGCCGGTCAGCATTCACCGAGCCGTGTTCGGCCGCCGGGAGAAGGGGACTCTGGTCCGCGTCGCGAGCCGGGTCGCCCAGGTGGGTCTCGCCCTGCTCGCGCTGGCCCTCGCCGGCGTCGTGGCACTGATCTTCGACGTCGTCGAAGGACGTACGGCCGCGATCGCCGCCGGTACCGCGGCTCTCGCGCTGCTGGTGATCCTGTGGGCCGTCGTCCCGGCGGCCCTCCGGCTGCGCGGCCGCCGGGACGACGGCCGTTAG
- a CDS encoding TIGR03557 family F420-dependent LLM class oxidoreductase: protein MRVGYKLATEAFGPREIIRQAVAAEEAGFDFVELSDHFHPWLDNQGHSAFTWTMLGSIAERTDRVGLVTGVTCPTIRYHPAVVAQAAATVALVSDGRFTLGLGSGERLNEHVVGRGFPAVARRHAMLREAVEIIRLLWRGGYQSYDGRYLQLEDARVFDLPDPLPEIAVAASGGPSVRLAAECGGALFATEPKSGIVDGYVAAGGRGARYAEVPLAYAVDEATAAKAVHATNRWALTGWKVMSELPNPVNFAAATTTVTEEDVRGRFACGPDPARHLAAAREFTDSGFDHLVLMNAGPDPDGFFDFFRSTLASPLRALATTA from the coding sequence ATGCGGGTCGGCTACAAGCTGGCGACCGAGGCTTTCGGTCCCAGGGAGATCATTCGTCAGGCGGTCGCGGCTGAGGAGGCCGGCTTCGACTTCGTGGAGCTGAGCGACCACTTCCACCCGTGGTTGGACAACCAGGGGCATTCGGCGTTCACGTGGACGATGCTCGGTTCGATCGCCGAGCGCACCGACCGGGTCGGGCTGGTGACCGGCGTGACGTGCCCGACGATCCGGTACCACCCGGCGGTGGTCGCGCAGGCGGCGGCGACCGTCGCCCTCGTGTCCGACGGTCGTTTCACACTGGGGCTGGGGTCGGGGGAACGCCTCAACGAACATGTCGTCGGGCGTGGGTTCCCCGCCGTGGCCAGGCGGCACGCGATGCTGCGGGAAGCCGTCGAGATCATCCGGCTGCTGTGGCGGGGTGGGTACCAGTCCTATGACGGGCGTTACCTCCAGTTGGAGGACGCGCGGGTGTTCGATCTGCCTGACCCGCTGCCGGAGATCGCCGTAGCCGCCAGCGGCGGGCCGTCGGTTCGGTTGGCCGCCGAGTGCGGCGGTGCCCTGTTCGCCACCGAGCCGAAGTCCGGGATCGTCGACGGCTATGTGGCCGCGGGCGGGAGGGGGGCGCGCTACGCCGAGGTTCCGCTGGCCTACGCGGTGGACGAGGCGACGGCGGCCAAGGCGGTACACGCGACCAACCGATGGGCGCTGACCGGCTGGAAGGTCATGAGCGAGCTGCCCAACCCGGTCAACTTCGCCGCCGCGACGACGACGGTCACCGAGGAGGACGTGCGAGGCCGGTTCGCCTGCGGCCCCGACCCGGCACGGCATCTGGCAGCCGCCCGCGAGTTCACCGACTCCGGCTTCGACCACCTGGTCCTGATGAACGCCGGCCCCGACCCGGACGGCTTCTTCGACTTCTTCCGCTCGACGTTGGCGTCGCCGCTGCGGGCCCTGGCCACGACCGCCTAA
- the gvpO gene encoding gas vesicle protein GvpO, translating to MAGNDGLAAVVSRSLAEFGTLVGQDPERVTGARRTDSGWSLLVDITELERIPSTTSVLATYRLDVDERGCLVGYERLRRFVRGATD from the coding sequence ATGGCCGGAAATGACGGACTCGCCGCTGTCGTCAGCCGTTCACTGGCGGAGTTCGGAACTCTCGTGGGGCAGGATCCCGAGCGGGTCACCGGGGCACGCCGGACGGACTCCGGATGGTCGTTACTGGTCGATATCACCGAGCTGGAGCGCATCCCGTCGACGACCAGCGTGCTCGCCACCTACCGGCTCGACGTCGACGAGAGGGGCTGCCTGGTGGGTTATGAGCGGCTGCGGAGGTTCGTGCGCGGCGCCACCGACTGA
- a CDS encoding gas vesicle protein encodes MTVDRGSLAGPPRLRALSGPRSDSLADVLERVLDKGVVIVGDIVISVLDVELLTLKLRLFIASADTAREMGLDWWTTDPFYSREARSLQQEKERELRDDTMRALHAENEELRSRLAVLESSVRERLPGREAAAVESGAEPSTGAPVDVAARRDEARPFWAQDAERRHDGGPGRR; translated from the coding sequence ATGACGGTCGATCGCGGTTCTCTTGCCGGTCCCCCTCGGTTACGCGCGTTGAGCGGGCCGCGCTCGGACTCTCTCGCCGATGTGCTGGAGAGAGTTCTCGACAAGGGAGTCGTGATCGTCGGCGACATCGTCATCAGCGTTCTCGACGTCGAGCTACTCACGCTCAAACTGCGGCTTTTCATCGCATCAGCCGACACCGCGCGCGAAATGGGTCTGGACTGGTGGACCACCGACCCCTTCTACAGCCGTGAGGCGCGATCGCTGCAGCAGGAGAAGGAGCGGGAACTACGCGACGACACCATGCGGGCGCTCCATGCGGAGAACGAGGAACTGCGCTCCAGACTCGCCGTTCTCGAGAGCTCGGTGCGGGAGCGCCTTCCGGGACGGGAGGCGGCCGCGGTCGAATCCGGGGCAGAGCCGTCCACCGGAGCCCCGGTGGACGTTGCCGCCCGCCGCGACGAGGCACGGCCGTTCTGGGCACAGGACGCGGAACGGAGGCATGACGGTGGCCCCGGAAGACGCTGA